The following are encoded together in the Pyxidicoccus xibeiensis genome:
- a CDS encoding quinone oxidoreductase family protein has translation MKAIRYHEVGAPEVLRLEEVPEPIPAPGEVRIRVRAAGVNFADTERRRGLYDARVPLPRILGSEAAGVVDAVGPGVSTAWVGRRVVALASASYAEQVIAPEHELLELPERVSFEEGAGLLVQGLTAWHIVHTMGQLSAGQSVLIHAAAGGVGLLAIQLAKSVGARVLGTVSSEAKGRLARELGADEVLLYGDGDLTERVLARTGGRGVDLVLDSVGASTWKSSLESLAPFGHLVAYGNASGAPPPLEVEALYAKSVKVSAYWLRTPHPPELNRRAREALRTEVAEGRLQVRLGLVLELAQAAEAHRQLEGRGTVGKVVLRVP, from the coding sequence ATGAAAGCGATTCGCTATCACGAGGTGGGAGCGCCCGAGGTATTGCGGCTCGAGGAAGTCCCCGAGCCGATACCGGCGCCTGGAGAGGTGCGCATCCGGGTCCGCGCGGCCGGAGTGAACTTCGCGGACACGGAGCGACGTCGAGGACTCTACGACGCCAGAGTCCCCCTCCCCCGAATCCTCGGAAGCGAAGCCGCAGGTGTGGTGGACGCCGTGGGGCCCGGAGTGAGCACGGCCTGGGTGGGCCGCCGGGTGGTGGCCCTTGCGTCAGCCAGCTACGCGGAACAGGTGATTGCGCCGGAGCACGAGCTGCTCGAGCTGCCTGAGCGTGTTTCCTTCGAGGAGGGCGCCGGACTCCTCGTCCAGGGGCTGACGGCCTGGCACATCGTCCACACGATGGGGCAGCTGTCCGCGGGCCAATCCGTGCTCATCCACGCCGCCGCGGGTGGAGTCGGCCTGTTGGCGATACAGCTGGCGAAGTCGGTGGGAGCCCGCGTACTCGGAACCGTGTCGAGTGAAGCGAAGGGTCGGCTCGCTCGAGAACTCGGTGCCGATGAGGTGCTCCTCTACGGAGACGGAGACCTCACGGAGCGAGTCCTGGCGCGGACCGGGGGCCGGGGCGTGGACCTCGTATTGGACTCGGTGGGCGCGAGCACCTGGAAGTCGAGCCTGGAATCCCTCGCACCCTTCGGGCACCTGGTGGCCTATGGCAACGCGAGCGGCGCCCCGCCGCCCCTGGAGGTGGAGGCGCTCTATGCGAAGTCCGTGAAGGTGAGCGCGTACTGGCTGCGTACGCCACATCCACCAGAGCTCAACCGCCGGGCCCGCGAGGCGCTGCGCACCGAGGTCGCCGAGGGCCGGCTGCAGGTACGGCTGGGCCTGGTGCTGGAGCTCGCCCAGGCCGCCGAGGCCCACCGCCAGCTGGAAGGCCGGGGCACCGTCGGAAAGGTCGTCCTGCGCGTCCCGTAG